A genomic stretch from Malus domestica chromosome 15, GDT2T_hap1 includes:
- the LOC139191930 gene encoding uncharacterized protein, producing MVSAQFWNGISLCLRVFEPLFKVLQLVDGDKKPSMGFLYGELQKAMNEIKDALQNNEIHYRPIIQIIDEKAHDRLDGPLHLAAYFLNPYYFFKDPSIQHDSLVMDAMFTCVEKFFPNNFEVQNRVINIEMLKYKKKDGGFGRYLAEIGCVENDDNYDPATWWSTYGNGVPNLQRIAIKILSLTTSSSGCERNWSTFEGIHTKKRNRLDTTRLNNLVYVQFNARIMNKKKREKEKKVDILLASEASMAQGWIVEGVDEETELGSGMDGDQLEVDSSLEPRRSSRNVEVRELHEEDFVSDEDTEEEGDDDEEIEFEADTEKVLEGCGEEEIEA from the exons ATGGTGAGTGCACAATTTTGGAATGGGATCTCACTTTGCTTGAGAGTGTTTGAACCGTTGTTTAAGGTTCTTCAACTTGTGGATGGGGATAAAAAGCCATCAATGGGGTTTTTGTACGGGGAGCTACAAAAAGCGATGAATGAGATCAAAGATGCATTGCAAAATAATGAGATCCATTATAGACCAATCATACAAATTATTGATGAAAAAGCTCATGATCGGCTTGATGGTCCATTACATTTGGCGGCCTACTTCTTGAATCCTTATTACTTCTTCAAGGATCCAAGCATTCAACATGATTCATTAGTTATGGACGCCATGTTTACTTGTGTTGAGAAGTTCTTCCCCAACAACTTTGAAGTCCAAAATCGAGTTATTAATATAGAGATGTTGAAGTACAAGAAAAAAGATGGTGGATTTGGAAGATATTTGGCGGAGATTGGATGCGTTGAGAATGATGACAACTATGATCCGG CTACATGGTGGTCTACTTATGGCAATGGTGTGCCTAATTTGCAAAGAATTGCTATCAAAATTCTCTCATTGACTACAAGTTCATCCGGGTGTGAGAGAAATTGGAGCACTTTTGAGGGAATACAtacaaagaaaaggaatagACTAGATACTACAAGGTTGAATAATTTGGTCTATGTCCAATTCAATGCGAGGATCATgaacaagaagaaaagagagaaagagaagaaagtggATATACTACTCGCTAGTGAAGCTAGTATGGCACAAGGATGGATTGTGGAGGGTGTTGATGAAGAAACTGAGCTTGGTTCAGGAATGGATGGAGATCAATTAGAGGTGGATAGTTCCCTAGAGCCTAGGAGGAGTTCTAGAAATGTTGAAGTAAGAGAGCTTCATGAAGAAGATTTTGTATCGGATGAGGACacggaagaagaaggagatgatgatgaagaaattGAGTTTGAGGCCGACACGGAGAAAGTCTTGGAAGGATGTGGAGAAGAAGAGATTGAGGCCTAG